A stretch of the Sphingobacterium thalpophilum genome encodes the following:
- a CDS encoding DoxX family protein: MMKQKFFNTHNDYTGLIIRLTIGIVMFPHGARAMLGWFGGFGFTQTLEGLQQMGQPWLVGLLVIVIEFFAPIFIIMGFASRFWAIALGGLFIGIILFGGHLEHGFFMNWFGDKEGEGFEYHLLMLGLCLALFIQGSGKYSLDNLISKKLTA, encoded by the coding sequence ATGATGAAACAGAAATTTTTTAATACGCACAATGATTATACAGGTCTGATCATTCGACTGACAATCGGTATCGTTATGTTTCCACACGGAGCGCGGGCTATGTTGGGCTGGTTTGGTGGCTTTGGGTTTACCCAAACTTTGGAGGGGCTGCAACAGATGGGACAGCCGTGGTTGGTGGGGCTATTGGTTATTGTAATAGAGTTCTTTGCACCCATTTTTATAATAATGGGCTTTGCCTCCCGTTTTTGGGCAATTGCATTGGGTGGACTTTTTATCGGAATAATTTTATTTGGCGGACATCTCGAGCATGGCTTTTTCATGAACTGGTTTGGCGATAAGGAAGGTGAAGGATTCGAATATCATTTGCTGATGCTCGGCTTATGTCTGGCACTGTTCATTCAGGGAAGTGGAAAATATTCACTGGACAATTTAATATCCAAAAAACTCACAGCTTAA
- a CDS encoding alpha/beta fold hydrolase, whose amino-acid sequence MKEKFLITLIITSISWQFCTAQINSINEYNRIELNGVRHSVFIKGENALNPVLLILHGGPGFSDFYFWQTHNKELEQRFTVVTYDQRGTGLSYNDTLPPGSITIEQLEDDALSLIHILKERFKKEKIYLVGYSFGSIMGMHLIQKYPSLFQAYIGVGQVTSMYLNEKVSLDYSIQQARLKKDSVAMAQLQKLRKHYPSRSKNELSDLYLSRKWLRHFHGDFCEGTNVGQLYKNMDSFATQYYKDSLIAKGQAFTMNAMWDEVMQVDLFKTVREVKVPVYFIAGRCDYNTPSTLAYKFFRKLKAPQKQFIWFENSGHYAAFVEPEKFNRIMVQEVLADKGT is encoded by the coding sequence ATGAAAGAAAAGTTCCTCATAACCTTGATAATTACCTCAATCAGCTGGCAGTTTTGTACAGCCCAAATTAATTCCATCAATGAATACAACCGTATTGAATTAAATGGTGTCAGGCACAGCGTATTTATTAAAGGGGAAAATGCCCTGAACCCTGTTTTGCTCATATTGCACGGTGGCCCTGGGTTTTCTGATTTTTATTTTTGGCAAACACACAATAAGGAACTGGAACAGCGCTTCACGGTGGTTACATACGACCAAAGGGGAACGGGTTTATCCTACAACGATACCCTGCCTCCCGGAAGCATCACTATTGAACAGCTGGAAGATGATGCGCTAAGTTTAATACATATTCTTAAAGAGCGTTTTAAGAAAGAGAAAATATATTTGGTTGGTTATTCTTTTGGTTCTATTATGGGCATGCATCTGATTCAAAAGTATCCATCGCTATTTCAGGCTTATATTGGCGTGGGACAGGTTACCAGTATGTATTTGAATGAAAAGGTTTCGCTCGATTATTCAATTCAACAGGCCAGGTTAAAAAAAGACAGCGTAGCAATGGCTCAATTGCAAAAACTCCGTAAGCATTACCCGTCCCGCTCAAAAAATGAATTATCAGACCTGTATTTATCAAGAAAATGGCTCCGGCACTTTCATGGTGACTTTTGTGAAGGTACCAATGTTGGCCAGCTCTATAAAAATATGGATTCCTTTGCCACGCAATATTACAAAGATAGCCTGATAGCTAAGGGACAAGCCTTCACAATGAATGCCATGTGGGATGAAGTAATGCAGGTAGATTTATTTAAAACGGTTCGGGAAGTAAAAGTCCCCGTTTACTTTATCGCAGGGCGGTGTGACTATAATACCCCCTCCACACTTGCTTATAAATTTTTCAGGAAACTAAAAGCGCCTCAAAAACAATTCATCTGGTTTGAAAACTCAGGGCATTATGCAGCTTTTGTAGAACCGGAAAAATTTAATAGGATTATGGTGCAGGAAGTTCTGGCCGATAAAGGAACATAA
- a CDS encoding chloride channel protein, with translation MANLSVRFFKKIDQINQWRMKKVSNRNFIIILAFLVGIVGGLMASILKRLTHFIAATIQDDIDWKVKYSVYLVFPLIGILLSVFFVRKFLKGKKMEHGITPIIYAISRKGSRLDPSNIYSQVVTSAITVGFGGSCGLEAPVALGGSSIGSNIARFFGLQYKEVTMLLACGAAAGISGAFNSPLAGMIFAIEILLPEFSIPVFIPLLISSALASVVSRILYSEPLFSTFNSDWQVSALLFYLLLAVMVGLYTIYFARVSRTVGKWFAKVKNPYSKVWISGISLGLMIFVFPALYGEGYITIQQILNGQFNAIVKNSLFSDYKDIGLVVLGYTILTLFGKSFAALFTLNGGGNGGVFGPSLVMGGLLGFAFSYGVNLTGMAELNVPNFVVAGMAGALSGIMHAPLTGIFLIAEITGGYTLMVPLMLVCSISYLINRAVLKHSIYTKVLAESGDLISYEDKDRSVLSMMRIKYVLETNFVILRPEETPKSRQSDIIHSKRNIFPVVSHEGKFMGILYSEFLFSVLLGEVDGGDTTFEKLAQKPNDTVNINENMEIVMAKMNKDDTWILPVLGNENKYMGFVSKSSVFNKYRALLIRQGHYLE, from the coding sequence ATGGCAAACCTCAGTGTACGTTTTTTTAAGAAGATAGACCAGATCAATCAATGGCGGATGAAGAAAGTTTCGAACCGGAATTTTATCATCATTCTAGCCTTTTTGGTAGGTATTGTTGGTGGACTTATGGCATCTATCTTAAAAAGACTGACTCATTTTATTGCGGCGACGATCCAGGATGATATTGACTGGAAAGTCAAATATTCAGTGTATCTGGTGTTTCCCTTAATCGGGATTTTGTTGAGCGTGTTTTTTGTACGCAAATTTTTGAAGGGGAAGAAGATGGAGCATGGCATCACGCCGATCATCTACGCGATTAGCCGCAAAGGCAGCCGATTGGATCCGAGCAATATCTATTCGCAGGTCGTCACTTCGGCGATCACGGTAGGCTTTGGTGGGTCTTGTGGTCTAGAGGCGCCAGTGGCCCTGGGCGGATCGTCTATCGGTTCGAATATCGCCCGTTTTTTTGGTTTACAATACAAGGAAGTCACGATGTTGTTGGCGTGCGGTGCGGCGGCGGGCATTTCTGGGGCCTTTAACAGCCCCTTGGCAGGGATGATCTTCGCCATTGAGATCCTACTTCCGGAATTTTCGATTCCGGTTTTTATTCCGTTATTGATTTCGTCGGCATTAGCTTCCGTGGTGTCGCGAATTCTGTACAGTGAGCCTCTATTTAGCACGTTCAACTCTGACTGGCAGGTTTCGGCCCTGTTATTTTATCTGTTGCTGGCCGTAATGGTGGGATTGTATACGATCTATTTTGCCCGTGTTTCGCGGACAGTCGGCAAGTGGTTTGCCAAGGTGAAAAATCCCTACAGTAAAGTATGGATCAGTGGTATTTCGCTGGGGCTGATGATCTTTGTCTTTCCTGCACTATATGGTGAGGGCTACATTACAATACAACAGATCCTCAATGGGCAGTTTAACGCCATTGTGAAGAACAGTCTATTTTCCGATTATAAGGACATTGGCCTGGTGGTGCTTGGATATACCATTCTAACACTCTTCGGGAAATCTTTTGCTGCGCTTTTTACGCTAAATGGTGGCGGTAACGGAGGTGTATTTGGTCCAAGCTTGGTGATGGGGGGGCTGTTAGGTTTTGCATTTTCCTATGGCGTGAACCTAACGGGAATGGCCGAACTCAATGTACCTAACTTTGTGGTGGCTGGGATGGCCGGTGCCTTAAGCGGAATTATGCATGCACCATTGACAGGTATATTCCTGATTGCAGAGATCACCGGAGGCTATACACTGATGGTGCCGCTGATGTTGGTTTGTTCAATCTCCTATCTGATCAACCGGGCGGTACTTAAACATTCGATTTACACCAAAGTATTGGCTGAATCCGGGGATCTGATTTCCTATGAGGATAAGGACCGGTCTGTGCTGAGCATGATGCGGATCAAGTATGTGCTGGAAACGAATTTCGTTATATTGAGGCCGGAGGAGACACCCAAGAGCCGACAATCCGATATTATACACAGCAAACGCAATATCTTTCCGGTGGTCAGTCATGAGGGGAAATTTATGGGCATCTTGTACAGCGAGTTTTTATTTTCTGTTCTGCTCGGGGAGGTCGACGGTGGGGACACAACCTTTGAAAAACTGGCCCAGAAACCAAATGACACGGTAAATATCAACGAGAATATGGAAATTGTAATGGCTAAGATGAATAAAGATGATACCTGGATACTACCCGTGCTGGGGAATGAAAATAAGTATATGGGATTTGTCTCCAAGTCAAGCGTCTTTAATAAATACAGAGCCTTGCTCATTCGCCAAGGGCATTATCTGGAGTAA
- a CDS encoding RteC domain-containing protein — MDKFYNDKLHKLETVINDFEIEADCSIQRIETVIHHILECLSEMKGYVLKRGFKNTDEEIRFFKYQKPAIVAKLIYYNAIYKIETKKPYGAKPIRKYLNKELKKLKRFFENNLYYTKLFIND, encoded by the coding sequence ATGGATAAATTTTACAATGATAAGTTACACAAACTAGAAACTGTCATCAATGACTTCGAGATTGAAGCCGATTGTTCCATACAACGGATAGAAACCGTTATACACCATATTCTTGAATGCCTGTCCGAAATGAAAGGGTATGTCCTGAAAAGAGGGTTTAAGAATACTGATGAAGAAATCCGCTTTTTCAAATATCAGAAACCTGCCATTGTAGCTAAACTCATCTACTACAATGCCATTTACAAAATCGAGACAAAAAAGCCGTATGGCGCAAAACCTATAAGGAAATACCTCAATAAAGAACTGAAAAAGCTAAAAAGGTTCTTTGAAAACAACCTTTATTATACAAAACTGTTTATAAATGATTAA
- a CDS encoding nuclear transport factor 2 family protein, translating to MITKDEILNLENTLYEAIKNSDTEVLDNLLHADLLFIIPSGQTITKEMDLQTYREGNLKVNKITPKVEELHIIADLAVITLQMELKGNYNNEPFEAKYKYIRFWKKFPEGIKVVGGSGMAI from the coding sequence ATGATAACAAAAGATGAAATTTTAAATCTTGAGAATACACTTTACGAAGCCATCAAAAATAGTGATACGGAAGTACTCGACAACCTATTGCATGCTGATTTGCTTTTTATAATACCCAGCGGTCAGACGATAACCAAAGAAATGGATTTGCAAACGTATCGTGAGGGAAACTTAAAAGTAAACAAAATCACTCCCAAAGTAGAAGAACTGCATATCATAGCGGATCTGGCAGTTATTACTTTGCAGATGGAGTTAAAAGGGAATTATAATAACGAGCCTTTTGAAGCTAAATATAAATATATCCGTTTTTGGAAAAAGTTTCCCGAAGGCATAAAAGTAGTTGGCGGAAGCGGAATGGCTATTTAA
- a CDS encoding sulfatase-like hydrolase/transferase — protein sequence MGFDYSFIFPATADRVPTVFLENERVIAADINDPIQVDYEKKIGNDPTGKEHPELLKMQSSSGQGHNQTIVNGIGRIGYMSGGTRARWVDEELSMTFLHKAQEFISQHQDKPFFLYFCLTEPHVPRMPATQFKGKSKLGYRGDAILQLDWTVGQIQKHLQLLGIDHNTLIIFSSDNGPVLDDGYMDGAVTQLNGHRPAGPLRGGKYSIFEGGTRVPFIVNGKGAAKGKISDALICQIDLLATSAQLVGVKLNADEAIDSEPLLTTLMGQEDKGRTHMVQHAQTLAIVKDNWKYIAPSNGTPYMKLTDTETGNLSEDQLYDLKNDIGEKNNVASKYPEKVAELKQLLNDQREK from the coding sequence GTGGGTTTTGACTATTCTTTTATCTTTCCTGCCACCGCCGATCGCGTGCCGACCGTTTTTCTCGAAAATGAACGGGTGATCGCTGCGGATATAAACGATCCTATTCAGGTCGATTATGAAAAAAAAATTGGCAATGATCCCACGGGAAAAGAACATCCTGAATTATTAAAAATGCAATCCTCCTCAGGCCAGGGACATAATCAGACCATCGTTAATGGTATTGGCCGGATCGGCTACATGAGTGGTGGTACGCGTGCACGTTGGGTAGATGAAGAACTTTCTATGACTTTTCTTCATAAAGCACAAGAGTTTATTTCACAGCATCAGGACAAACCCTTCTTTCTTTATTTCTGCCTGACCGAACCTCATGTACCGCGTATGCCCGCAACGCAGTTTAAAGGCAAAAGTAAGCTCGGATATCGTGGCGATGCCATTCTTCAGCTGGACTGGACAGTGGGGCAAATACAAAAGCACTTGCAATTGCTCGGTATTGATCACAATACCCTCATCATATTTAGTAGTGATAATGGTCCGGTGCTCGATGATGGTTATATGGATGGCGCGGTTACCCAATTGAACGGTCACCGACCCGCCGGCCCACTCAGAGGTGGCAAATATAGCATCTTTGAAGGGGGCACTCGCGTGCCTTTTATTGTGAATGGCAAAGGTGCGGCTAAGGGCAAAATTTCGGATGCCCTGATTTGCCAGATCGATCTTTTGGCCACTAGCGCCCAGCTTGTGGGCGTCAAACTCAATGCTGATGAGGCGATAGATAGCGAGCCTTTATTAACAACATTGATGGGGCAGGAAGATAAAGGCCGGACGCACATGGTTCAGCACGCACAGACCCTGGCGATCGTAAAAGACAACTGGAAATACATCGCACCTAGCAACGGTACCCCATATATGAAACTGACAGACACCGAAACCGGAAATCTTTCCGAAGACCAATTGTATGACCTAAAGAATGACATCGGAGAAAAAAATAATGTTGCTTCAAAATATCCTGAAAAGGTAGCCGAACTAAAACAGTTGCTAAATGATCAACGAGAAAAATAA
- a CDS encoding FMN-dependent NADH-azoreductase yields the protein MKTLLRIDSSLRVKNSYSRNAGDNFVRAWKELNPEGSISIREVGTSHIPHLKQEVLEKFYTAGDTSDRLKLSNQLIAELFGCDEILITVPMYNFGIPSSLKAYFDLVLRTGKTFRYDEDKAIGLLQNKKAYVLSAMGEPDSALPNLVELHLQQILNFIGIREIYYYSLDGTDDKESVKQQLNHQKELFTNILNK from the coding sequence ATGAAGACATTATTGAGAATTGACAGTAGCTTACGTGTAAAAAACTCCTATTCCCGCAATGCGGGAGACAATTTTGTACGGGCATGGAAAGAACTTAATCCGGAAGGGAGCATCAGTATAAGGGAAGTAGGCACCTCCCACATTCCTCATCTTAAGCAGGAAGTACTTGAAAAATTTTATACTGCCGGGGATACTTCAGACCGCCTAAAATTGTCTAATCAGTTGATAGCAGAACTATTCGGGTGTGATGAAATCCTTATCACAGTGCCTATGTATAATTTTGGTATCCCCTCTTCGCTGAAAGCATATTTCGACCTTGTGCTGCGGACAGGTAAAACTTTCAGATACGACGAGGACAAAGCAATCGGATTGCTTCAGAATAAAAAAGCATACGTTCTCTCCGCTATGGGGGAACCGGATTCAGCTTTGCCCAATCTAGTGGAATTGCATCTACAGCAGATATTGAACTTTATTGGCATTAGGGAAATTTACTATTATTCATTGGACGGAACGGATGATAAAGAATCTGTCAAACAACAACTAAACCATCAAAAAGAATTATTTACAAACATTTTAAACAAATAA
- a CDS encoding sigma factor-like helix-turn-helix DNA-binding protein, translated as MLVLFEYLNPKERAAYILKEGFDYSHAEIAELLEISTENSRQLLSRANKQLKDSKYSSYSPHLGHSFETVGRYQKALAQADIVELQNLLVDDIKLSADGGTKVQVVSGSEIGKTATATLLVYVQQHFLMGKTFTFQFFNHQPAICFWEHEKLHNCHILQLSEDGLIQEIYSIVDPDKLKNITKLSHI; from the coding sequence ATGCTCGTGCTGTTCGAGTACCTGAACCCAAAAGAAAGAGCGGCCTACATTTTGAAAGAGGGCTTCGATTATTCGCATGCAGAGATAGCCGAACTGCTTGAAATAAGCACCGAAAATTCACGTCAGCTATTGAGCAGGGCCAACAAACAATTGAAAGACAGTAAATACTCAAGTTATAGCCCACATTTGGGTCACTCATTTGAGACTGTAGGCAGGTATCAGAAAGCGTTGGCTCAGGCTGACATCGTGGAATTGCAGAACTTATTGGTAGACGACATAAAACTCAGTGCCGACGGAGGTACGAAGGTGCAGGTAGTGAGCGGTTCGGAAATAGGGAAAACAGCTACGGCCACTTTATTGGTTTATGTACAGCAGCATTTTCTGATGGGAAAAACATTTACCTTTCAATTTTTCAATCATCAACCTGCTATCTGCTTTTGGGAGCATGAAAAGCTCCATAACTGTCATATACTCCAATTAAGTGAAGATGGATTGATCCAGGAAATATATTCCATTGTAGACCCGGATAAGCTAAAAAATATTACCAAGCTGTCACATATTTAG
- a CDS encoding LysE family translocator, giving the protein MIPIHELLWFALAAFLMVISLGPNMIYLISRSITQGKTAGLVSLVGVICGFLFHIVLAGFGLTAILLAVPFAYGILKISGAIYLLYLAYQAIKPNGKTFFEVKEDIPKDKPRKLFLMGFLTNLLNPKMAVFYLSFFPQFIKPEYGSILGQSMALGITQIFISFTINFIIVMTAAKMASFLTRNPLWVRAQKWFMASVLTFLAIKMVLSKAK; this is encoded by the coding sequence ATGATCCCGATTCATGAACTTTTGTGGTTTGCTTTGGCTGCCTTCCTGATGGTTATCAGCCTGGGGCCGAATATGATTTATCTTATTTCAAGAAGCATTACGCAGGGTAAAACAGCCGGGCTTGTTTCACTAGTTGGCGTTATCTGTGGTTTTTTATTTCATATCGTCCTGGCGGGATTTGGATTGACTGCCATATTACTGGCTGTTCCCTTTGCTTACGGGATACTGAAAATTTCGGGCGCTATTTACTTGTTGTATTTGGCGTATCAGGCCATTAAACCCAATGGCAAAACATTTTTTGAAGTGAAGGAGGATATCCCCAAAGACAAGCCTAGAAAACTGTTCCTGATGGGCTTTTTAACCAATTTGTTGAATCCCAAGATGGCTGTATTTTACCTGTCTTTTTTTCCTCAATTTATCAAACCGGAATATGGCTCTATATTAGGTCAGAGTATGGCATTGGGTATTACACAGATTTTTATCAGCTTCACCATCAATTTTATTATTGTAATGACCGCTGCAAAAATGGCTTCTTTCCTTACAAGAAATCCACTTTGGGTAAGGGCGCAAAAATGGTTTATGGCCAGTGTACTGACTTTTTTAGCCATAAAAATGGTGCTTTCAAAAGCTAAATAA
- a CDS encoding sulfatase family protein, with protein MKKSLFPVILLSSGLVAISPLITRAQTSGKPNVIYIYADDLGFGDLSSYGAQQIQTPNLDRLASTGTQFTNAHSSSATCTPSRFALMTGTYPWRQTGTGILPGDAKLIIPTDKITLPKVFKNAGYATAIVGKWHLGLGNQVSKD; from the coding sequence ATGAAAAAGTCACTTTTTCCTGTAATTTTACTCTCTTCCGGTTTAGTCGCAATATCCCCCCTGATCACGCGGGCGCAGACATCCGGGAAACCCAATGTGATTTATATCTATGCAGATGATCTCGGCTTTGGTGATTTAAGTAGCTATGGAGCTCAACAGATTCAAACACCTAACCTCGATCGGCTCGCCAGTACCGGCACGCAATTTACCAATGCACATAGCAGCTCCGCGACCTGTACCCCCTCCCGTTTTGCATTAATGACCGGCACTTATCCTTGGCGCCAGACAGGAACCGGCATTTTGCCGGGTGACGCAAAACTGATTATCCCAACAGATAAAATTACCTTACCCAAAGTATTTAAAAATGCAGGATACGCGACTGCAATTGTCGGAAAATGGCATCTCGGTTTGGGCAATCAAGTCAGCAAAGACTGA
- a CDS encoding hydrogen peroxide-inducible genes activator, translated as MTLIQLEYIIAVDTYRSFVAAAEKCFVTQPTLSMQIQKLEESLGAKIFDRSRQPVVPTEIGEKIILQARVVLTESRRISEIVQDKKGEIEGTLRVGVIPTIAPYLLPKVLTTFMEKYPKLQLQIWEYTTERIVHELKVGLLDCGVLSTPLNDPGILESPLFYENFVAYISERSPLFAKKVLSGDDIAEDKLWLLNEGHCMRGQVLNICHHKHNQDLSGRFEYNTGSVETLKRMVDINDGITILPELSISDYVEEQLDKIRYFKSPEPVREISLVTTQNYVKRQAIQALEKEVLAVVPDKFKTKKKKEVLSFQ; from the coding sequence TGTCGCTGCCGCTGAAAAATGTTTTGTGACGCAGCCGACCTTAAGCATGCAGATCCAGAAGCTAGAGGAATCGTTGGGCGCAAAAATCTTTGATCGCAGCCGGCAGCCTGTTGTGCCGACTGAAATAGGTGAGAAGATTATCCTTCAGGCACGGGTGGTGCTGACAGAGAGCCGCCGGATTAGCGAGATTGTTCAGGACAAAAAAGGGGAGATTGAGGGTACACTCAGGGTGGGCGTGATCCCGACCATCGCGCCGTATTTATTGCCAAAAGTGCTGACCACGTTTATGGAAAAATACCCTAAACTACAGTTGCAGATTTGGGAGTATACGACAGAACGCATTGTTCACGAACTGAAAGTGGGGCTGTTGGACTGCGGGGTTCTTTCTACTCCTTTAAATGATCCGGGCATACTTGAATCGCCTTTATTTTATGAGAATTTTGTCGCTTATATTTCTGAGCGCAGCCCGCTTTTTGCCAAAAAGGTGCTGAGTGGGGATGATATTGCCGAAGACAAGTTATGGCTGCTCAATGAAGGGCACTGTATGCGTGGGCAGGTGCTAAACATCTGTCATCACAAACATAATCAGGATCTCTCCGGACGCTTTGAATACAATACAGGAAGTGTGGAAACGTTAAAGCGAATGGTCGATATAAATGACGGGATTACGATACTTCCAGAACTGTCAATTTCGGACTATGTAGAAGAGCAGCTGGACAAGATCCGTTATTTTAAATCTCCCGAACCCGTGCGGGAAATATCCCTGGTCACCACGCAGAACTACGTGAAGCGGCAAGCTATACAGGCCTTAGAGAAGGAAGTTCTGGCTGTTGTACCAGACAAGTTCAAAACAAAAAAGAAAAAGGAAGTGTTGAGCTTTCAATAA
- a CDS encoding nuclear transport factor 2 family protein, giving the protein MVQAEKAIEAFVKAGDNRDLAALERILHPSFQNIQDGFFDENGIFVFSKSDYIELIRTKRFGGSPRSLVINSIKQSDHMAIAHTTLESEFLIFHSLIICIRDNEHWKIINNTPTIHVK; this is encoded by the coding sequence ATGGTACAGGCAGAAAAAGCAATCGAAGCATTTGTAAAAGCTGGCGACAATCGTGATCTAGCAGCATTGGAAAGGATCTTACATCCCAGCTTTCAGAATATACAGGACGGGTTTTTCGATGAAAACGGGATTTTTGTATTCTCGAAATCTGACTATATCGAACTCATCCGTACCAAGCGATTCGGAGGAAGCCCAAGGAGCTTGGTGATAAACAGCATAAAGCAATCAGACCATATGGCTATTGCACACACGACGTTGGAAAGTGAGTTTCTTATCTTTCATTCATTGATAATATGCATTCGGGATAATGAGCATTGGAAAATAATAAATAACACACCCACAATCCATGTGAAGTAG
- a CDS encoding carboxymuconolactone decarboxylase family protein, which yields MENRIDIQQLEPDAFKAMFALENYLHNSGLSKAHFYLIKIRASQINGCAFCINMHTSDALKQGETAQRIFLLNAWKETGLFTEEEKTILAITEEVTLISQNGLSDETYRQAEQLFDGNQIAQIIMAVVTINAWNRIVISTKKTVV from the coding sequence ATGGAAAACAGAATAGACATACAGCAGCTTGAGCCGGATGCATTCAAGGCAATGTTCGCTCTGGAAAATTACTTACACAATTCAGGACTTTCTAAAGCGCATTTCTATCTGATTAAAATTCGTGCTTCGCAAATCAACGGTTGCGCTTTTTGTATCAACATGCACACTTCGGATGCATTAAAGCAGGGTGAAACCGCACAGCGAATTTTCCTGCTCAACGCCTGGAAAGAAACCGGATTATTTACCGAGGAAGAGAAAACAATTTTAGCCATAACCGAGGAAGTAACCTTAATCAGCCAAAACGGGTTAAGCGATGAAACGTACAGACAGGCCGAACAACTTTTTGATGGAAACCAGATTGCACAGATCATAATGGCGGTTGTTACGATAAATGCATGGAATAGGATTGTAATCAGCACCAAGAAAACAGTAGTATAA
- a CDS encoding riboflavin synthase: protein MFTGIIETLGKIEHIEAEKSNIHFYVSSPISNELKIDQSVSHNGVCLTVVGLNDQVHKVTAIDETLQKTNLAELKIGDLVNLERCTLAGGRFDGHIVQGHVDQTATCIQKKDENGSFIFTFQYDPSKQNITVEKGSITVNGISLTVVGSRDDQFSVAIIPYTLEHTNLKQVNVGTTVNLEFDIIGKYVHKIMAMRG from the coding sequence ATGTTTACCGGAATCATCGAAACGCTGGGAAAAATTGAACATATCGAAGCTGAAAAAAGCAACATCCATTTTTATGTGAGCTCCCCTATCTCAAACGAACTGAAAATTGATCAGAGTGTCAGCCACAATGGCGTCTGCCTCACAGTTGTCGGGCTGAATGATCAAGTACATAAAGTGACTGCGATCGATGAGACACTGCAGAAAACCAACTTAGCCGAACTGAAAATCGGGGATCTGGTTAATCTGGAGCGATGTACACTTGCTGGCGGAAGATTTGACGGCCATATCGTACAGGGCCATGTCGATCAGACGGCTACCTGCATCCAAAAGAAGGATGAAAATGGCAGCTTTATTTTTACGTTCCAATATGATCCGTCCAAGCAGAATATCACAGTGGAAAAAGGATCCATAACGGTCAATGGGATTAGCTTAACCGTCGTAGGTTCCAGAGATGATCAATTTTCCGTTGCGATTATCCCTTATACACTCGAACATACCAATCTTAAACAGGTCAATGTTGGCACCACCGTCAATCTTGAATTTGACATTATTGGCAAGTATGTTCATAAAATAATGGCTATGCGCGGATAA
- a CDS encoding RNA polymerase sigma factor, giving the protein MEKHYNKLLTYAYNIVGSYEDAKDLVQDVLEKYITLDKSSIRHESNFLIKSTINHAIKF; this is encoded by the coding sequence ATGGAGAAACATTATAATAAGTTATTGACCTATGCCTACAATATTGTCGGTTCTTATGAAGATGCGAAAGATCTGGTACAGGATGTACTGGAAAAATACATTACATTGGATAAATCGAGCATCCGCCACGAATCCAACTTTCTGATTAAAAGCACGATTAATCATGCCATAAAATTTTAA